The Sinorhizobium fredii genome contains the following window.
GCGCCTTCGGCCGAACGCGCACCGCTTAATCACAGGACCTAGCTCGCCGCCGCCGTGCCACGGCGCTGCCGCCCTTCGTCCAGTTCCAGTGAAAGCTGCAGGCCGTGCTTGAGCGTGGGCAGCGGAAGTCCGAGCTGGATACGTCCGAATGCCTGTCTTCGCCGCTCCTGATCACGCTCCCGCTGCCTGCGGACCGCGGCGACTGCCGCCATTGCGCGCTCGATGACTTCTTCCGCATGGGTCATGGAAGCCTCCGGTTTGTTCATGCTATGTTCTCATTTGCGGGTGGGCGTGTCAACCCTTCGGAAGTTTCGCGCTGGTCCGGCTTCATCGCGTGAAGGGGCGTCGCAGCATATCGGCGTCGTTGGCGGATCGGGCTGCGCATCGCATTGGCGCCAAGGCCTTAAGGCTTGCGGATTGCCGCGCTGGTATGGTTTGAGTGGATGCACAGGCGGCTCGCCCGCCTGCCTTGGACCGGGCATTGCGCTGCAGCAGCGGAACGGGATCGGATCGTGGAACGGAAAACCAATCTCAAGGACGTGGCGCGCGAGGCGGGGGTCTCGCTCAGCACGGCCTCGCACGCGCTGAACGGCACGGCGCCGCTGACCGTCGAGGTGCGCGAGCGGGTGCTCGAATCCGCGCGCAAGCTCGGCTATCTCGAGAGCCGGCGAAAAAAGGCGACGATCGCCACAGTGCGTGTCGTCCTGCTCGCCCTGACGAGTGACGCGGCGCCGCAGAGCGACCTCAACATGGTGAGCTGGACGATCCTCAACGGTGTGCGGCGCGAATGCGAGCGGCGCGGAATCCGCATCGTCCCCTTCGTCAGCGCCAACACCCGCCTCGATCCCGCCGAGGTGCGCACCGCGGCGGAGGAGGAGAATGTCGACGGCATCCTGGTGCTCAATGATGACGGGCCGGAGCTCATCCGGGCGCTTTCGACGCTTGCCAAGCCGATGGTCATCCTCAACGGCGAGGATCCGTCGATGCTGGTCGATACCGTCACGGTCGAAAACCGGTTCGGAGCGCGGCTCGGCACCGAGCATCTGCTCTCGCTCGGCCACCGCCGCATCCTGCACCTGACATGGCAGGGCCGCACGACGATCCGCCGGCGCTATGACGGCTATGTCGATGCGCATCTGGTTGCCGGCCTGCCGGCCCCGGAGAACATGGTCGTGGTCGCCGAGAGCTATGTGCCGCGCCACGGCGAGCAGGTGATCCGCGCTCTCCTGCAAGCGGATGGCAAACTCAGGGGCGCCACGGCGGTCTTCTGCGCTGCCGACAACCTGGCGCTCGGCTGCCTGGACGCGCTCGCCGGGGCCGGTATCCGGGTGCCGGAGGATATGTCGGTGCTCGGCTTCGACGACATCGTGCCGGGCGAGTTCAGCGCGCCGCCGCTCAGCACCATCCAGATGCCGGCCGATCGCCTGGGCGCCGCGGCGCTTTCGCTGCTCGAGCAAAGATTGATCGCCAACGATCCGTTGCGCCCGGCGCATCGGCTCGAACTCGGTTGCCGGCTGATCCTGAGGGGCAGCATCGCGCCGCCCCCGAGATCGGCGAAATAGTCCCTACTTCATGCCGGTTCCGGCGATGCCGGTGGTGATGTAGCGCTGCAGGAAGAGGAACACCAGCGTCACAGGTATGAGACTCAGGAAGGTCATGGCGAGGATATAGTGCCATTGCACCGAGAACTCGCCCTGGAAGGCGTTGAGCCCGACCTGGAGGGTGAAGTTCTCGCGGCTGCTCAAGACGATCAGGGGCCAGAGGAAGTCGTTCCACCGCCAGAGCACCGAGAAGATCGCCAGAACCGCGAGCGCTGGGGCCGTCAGCGGCAGGACGATGCGCCAGAAGATTCGGAACTCGCTTGCCGCATCGACCCGCGCCGCCTCGATCAGCTCGTCCGGAATAGTCAGCATATATTGCCGGAGCAGGAAAACCCCGGTCGGCGAGGCGACCGTCGGGATGATGACGCCCCAAAGATTGTCGACGAGGCCGACGCCGACGATGACGAGATAGGCCGGCACCATCACCACGGTGAGCGGGATCATCAGCGTCGAGATGATCAGCACGAAGATCGCCTTGTCGCCGCGGAAGCGATATTTCGAGAGCGCGAAGGCGGCGAGTGCATTGACGATCAGCGTCAGGAGCGTCGCGACGAAGGTGACGAAGACCGAATTCTTGAGGAAGGTCAGGAAGTTGAAGCGGGTCAGCGGATCCGTATAGTTCTCTGTCGCGACCGTCAGCCGCTGCACCGGTGAAATGCTCCTCGTATCGACGCTGACGGGATCACCCGGATTGTCAGGATCGACCATCTGCGCCTTGAGGCCGATGCGGCGGACCATCGCCATTTCCCGGACCTCGCCGTCGACCGTGACGTTCCAGAGGCTCAAGGGCTTGTCGAACCCCTGAACCTCCACCTGCACGGCGGCGCGCGGCAGCAGTGTCGGCGGAAAGCGAGTGATTTCCGCCTCGGGTTTGAGCGACGACATGCCCGCCCAGAGCACCGGCACGAGCACGGCGAGCGTCCCGCCGATCAGCCACAGCCAGGAGAGAATGTCGGTAATGTCGATTCGGCCGGCGCGCCGGGTGCGGGTGAAAAAGCCGATGGCACTGACATTGGCGGACATGATCAGGACTCCACCTTCTTGCCGAGGCGCAACTGCACCAGGGTGAGCACCAGAAGCACCAGCCCCATGAGGACGGAGGCAGCCGAGGCAAGGCCGTAGAGCCTCAGGTCGCCGGCAAACGCCATCTGGTAGATGTACTGGACGATGAACGTGTTCGCCGTGCCCGGGCCGCCGCCATTGGTCAGCACCCAGGCCTCGTCGAAGATCTGCACCGAACGGATCATCAGCAGGATCAGCACGACGAGCAGGTTCGGGCCGAGGAGCGGCAGCGTGATGCGGAAAAGGGTGCGCGACGGCGTGGCGGCGTCGATTGCCGCTGCCTCATAGAGATCCTTGGGGATCGCCTGGAGGCCGGCGAGCAGGATCAGCGTATAGAAGCCCATGTGGAACCAGACCGAGACGACGACAACGAAGAAGCGCGACCAGCCGACGTCGAGGAGAAAGATTTCCGGCGGCACGCCGAGCATCTGCAGGAAGGCGTTGAGCAGCCCGTTGCGGTCGAGGAACCATTTCCAGATCAGCCCGATGACCACGGGCGACAGGAGAACCGGATAGAAGAACATCGCCCGGAAGAAACCACGCGCCGCAATTGCCCGGTTGAGGATCAGCGCCGTGACGAGGGCGACCAGAAGCGTTGCGGCGACATTGAAGCCGACGAACCAGAGCGTGTTCCAGATCGCCGTCCAGAAGAGCGATTCCTCGCAGCTTCCCGGCACCAGATAGCTGTCGCAGGTCAGCAGCTTGCGGAAATTGTCGAGGCCGACGAAGGGCCGGTTGGAGATCAGCAGATCGGCACCGCCGGTGAAGGCGTAGCCGATGGCGATGGCGATCGGCAGAAAGGTGAAGATTCCGAAGAGCACCAGGTTCGGCGCAAGGAAGAGATAGGGCATCCGCGCCTTGCCGGTCACGCGCTCGACGGCGTTGATCGGTGCCTCGAAGAGCGCCATGACGAGGTCGAGCCCGCGGTCGGCGAGTCCTGCTGCTCTCGCCATGGTCAGGCCCTCCCGCTGATGCGGCCGAGGGCGAGCTCGCTTGCCGGATCGAAGACATGCAGGCGGCCATCCTGCGGCATGATCTTCAGAACGGCACCTTGCGGCGGGGCGAAGTGGCCGGGCCGGTGGACGATGACCTGCTCCGACTGTCCCTGGAGGTTGCCGTAGACATAGGTCTCCGTGCCGAGGCTCTCGTGATATTGCACCTCGAAAGGCAGGCCTTCGCTGTCGGAAAGGGTGAAATGCGCCGGCCGGATACCGGCAAGGACATCCTGCCCAGCTGTGACGGTGGCGGGCTCCACATCGCTCTTGAGCAGGGTCGGGTAGCCGACGTCGATGGCGACGCTGCGATCGTCGCCGATCACGATCCGGCCCTTCAAGATATTCATGCGCGGCGAGCCGAGGAAGCCGGCGACGAAGAGATTGCGCGGATGATCGAAGAGCTCGAGCGGTGATCCGACCTGCTCGATGCGTCCGGCCCGAAGCACGACGATCTTGTCGGCCATGGTCATCGCCTCGACCTGGTCGTGGGTGACATAGATCATTGTCGTCTGCATGTCGCGATGCAGCTTGGTGATTTCGGCGCGCGTCTGGACGCGCAGCGCCGCATCGAGATTGGAGAGCGGCTCGTCGAAGAGAAAGATGTCCGGTTCGCGGACGATCGCCCGGCCAATCGCGACGCGCTGGCGCTGCCCGCCCGAAAGCTGCTTCGGCCGGCGCTCGAGATAGGGTTCGATCGCCAGCATGCGGGCCGCCTCGGCGATCCGCGCGTCGATCTCGGTCCGTTTGAACTTCAGGTTCTCGAGGCCGAAGGCGAGATTCTTGCGCACGCTCATATGCGGATAGAGTGCGTAGGACTGGAAGACCATGGCGATCTTCCGTTCGGCCGGCGAGAGCGCCCCGACATCGCGGCCGCCGATCGCGATCGCGCCGGAGGTGACGTCCTCAAGACCGGCGATGATGCGCAGCAGGGTCGACTTGCCGCAGCCCGACGGGCCGACGAAGACGACGAATTCGCCATCGTCGATCTGAAGGTTCACGTCGTGCAGGACGTGAACGGTGCCGAACGCCTTGTTGAGGTTCGTAAGCTTGAGATCTCCCATCGCCTGCTCCCGGTAGATCGCCATGCTTCGGGTCGCTTCGCCCCGAAATCATGGATGTGATCGAGTCTGATAAATTCGAGCGGGATGCGGACATCCCGCTCGGTCATCTCGTCTCTTCGACGATATCCTGTGCATTCCAGCCTTCCGGCAGACGCACAGGACGCTTCACCGCCACGTCCTCCGCGACCAGCCCGTCGACGCCTTTTAGAAAGATCGCGGGCATGCCGCCCGGGTAGTCGAGGAGCCCGATGATCCGGCCGTCGGCGCCGCGCGTCCAGGCATTGGCCCGCCCCGCCGCCTCGGCACTTGGAGCGATGTCCGCAAAGGTTGGCCGCAGGTCGTAGCGCAGGCCGGTGCCGAGCCGTCCGGGCTGCTGCGCAAGCGTGATCCGGTTGAGCTCGACATTGCGGATGCCGGCGTCGGAGGTGGAAACGAGGTTGATCGCTCCCTCCATTCGGCCGCTGATCTCTTCCACAAGAAGGTTTTCGACGGTGCCGGCCCGGCGCTCCGGGCGCCGGTCGACCACCGTCACCGTCAGGGCTTCGCCCGAGCCCCAGAAACCGTCGAGGGTTTCGTGGCAATCGACCTCGATCCGCGAAAAACGGATGTTTCGCATGTGGCCGCCGTCGCGCGAGAACAGGCCGAGGCCGCGATTGGACTTACTGACAGTGCAGTCCTCGAAGGCGATATCGCTGAAATCGCCGAAGGACTCTGTCCCGAGCTTGAGCGCGCAGCTCAGACTAGAGACGGTGCAGCGGCGGACCGTCACGTCCTCGCAGGTCCCGATCGCCTTGCCGTCCGGCCCGGCACTCGTCTTCAGGCAGATGCCGTCGTCGGCGGTGGAAATGATGCAACCCTCGATCAGCACGCGACGGCAGGCGTCGAGAACGATGCCGTCGGTGTTCGGTAGCCGCCGGTCGTTGGTGATCGTGACGGCGCGGATGACGACGTCGTCGCAATCGGCGAGGTGCAGGGTCCACATCGGCGAGCCGGTGACCTGGAACCCGTCGAGGCAGACGGCCCGGCATCCCTCGAAGACCACCACGCGGGGCCGGAACTCAGCCGGAACGAAGGTGCCGACATCCGGGTCGTCGCCGGTGATGAAATGCTCGCCGCCCGCCTCGATCCTTCCCGGACCGGTGATCCGCACATTCTCGGCGTTGCGTGCGACGATCATGCCCCTGTCGGATTTTTCGGCGATGACGCGAACGGCCGTATCGCGATAGGCGTGGTAGTCAGGAATGGGCCGCAGCAGGACGCCTTCCGCCAGATGCAGTTCGACGCCGCTCTTCAGGAGCAGCCCGCCCGCCACGTGCTCGCCGGCGAGCAGCGACACGCGGCCGCCGCCGCAAGCGGCGACCTGATCGATTGCCGTCTGGATCTCGGCGGTCGCATCCCGGCCGGTCGCGTCGATGCTGAGCAGCTGCGGCGTCACGATTTGGTATCCTCCTCGAGAAGCACGTCGATCAAGAGCAGCATGGTCAACGCCTGGCCGTAGGGGGTCGGCAGGTTGGGGATGCGCCGGTAGAAGTCGAGGTCGTGGCCCATCGGCGTTCCATCGGAGACGCCCTGGACGACGCCTTCCGCGTCGATCTGGCCGAGCACCGCCATCAGGGCGCGATCGGCGTGGACGCGGTCTTCCTGCCGCAGGATGCCGGCTTCGATGCCGCGCAGGATGCCATAGGCTATGCCGGCGGTGGCGGAGGTCTCGACAGGCGAGGTCGGGTCGTTGACAAGCGTATGGAACATGCCGTCGTCACGTTGATGACGCTTCAGCGCACGGACCTGGCTGGCGAGCACGTTTGAGAGGAAGCGCTTGTCGCTGGGGTTCAGCGAGGGCACGAGCTCGAAAAGCTCGGGGATCGCCACGGTGATCCAGGCATTCCCGCGCGCCCAGAAGGCTTTGGCGAAGTTGTGCCGGCCGTTGAAGGTCCAGCCGTGATACCAGAGGCCGGTGATCGGGTCGGAGAGATAGCGGGTGTGAACCATGAACTGGTAGACCGCCTCGTCGATCCAGTCGCGGCGGTCGCAGATCACCCCGGCGCGGGCGAGGAACAGGCAGGCCATGAACAGCGTGTCGTCCCAGAGTTCGCCGTCGTTCAGCCGTTCCTTGACGACGTGCTGAAAACCGCCGTCCTCGGTCTTGGGCAGCTTGTGCACCAGCCAGTCGGCCCAGTCCTCCACGAGGGCGCGGAAATCTGGCCGATCGACATGCTCGGTCAGGATGACCAGCGGCAGCATCGGCGCCGAACTGTTGATCTGGCGCGGCGGCAGGCCGCGTTCGATCTGCCAGGCATACCAGCCGACGAGATCGTCGATCGCCTTGCGATCATCGGTGGCGATTGCGCGGCGCAGAAAGCCGTAGAGACCGACGCCGACCTCCCAGTCCCACTCGTCGAACTGGATGCCGCCGACATGATCCGCGCCGACGAGGCCTTCCTTGATGCCCTTCAGGCGGCTGAAGGCGGAGGCGACCTTGTCGATCTTCGTCTTGAGCATCGATCGCTCGATGTTGATCTTTTTCATCTGCATGGTCCACTCATGAATAGAAGAGACGGTCCGCCCGACCGGCGGGACCCGCACTGTCGAAGGTGATCTCGGGCTGCGGCTGCGCGTGGCCGAAGGTCAGGGGCTTCCCGCCGAGCGAGAAGGCGCCGTCATGGGAAAGCCGCAACGCCGGCCGATCCGGAGGCGCGACCGAAAGCAGGCGCCGATCGGCGTCGAAGCTCACCTCGGTCAAGTGAATGCGCTTGCGAAATCGCTCGAGATCAGTGCCGCTGCCGCAGCCGATGGCGGCGATCCAGCCGCAGAGGCGTCCCTCGGAGCGGAGCTCGCGCCCGGCCGTGGCGCCCTTGGTAAGCATGGTGAGGCCGTTGGTGGCGTAAAGAGCGGCGAAGCCGGCGCCCGAGCGGACGATCAGCCAGTTGTCCTCGATGAGGATCTCATCGAAACCGTCCCGTCCGAGATAGGCGTGCGTCCAGCCGTTGCGATGATCCTCCGTGTCGAAGATCATCAGCGCCAGGTCGCGGTGCTGGGCGACGCGCGGAAGAATACCGCTGCCTGCCCAGTAGGAGGGCCGCTGCGTGCCCCAGGGATCGTCCTCGCCCGGGTGGTTCACCCAGAGCCGCGCCATCGGGTGGCCCGCCAGGCGGATGTCCATCACGTGCTGCTGGTGTCCCTTTTGGCCGGTCTTGTGGTCGACGACCGTCGATAGCTGCGCCGCCTCGTTCTTGAAGAGAACGAGCTTGCCGGCATCGAGCCCCTGCGCGTAGCGGGCCTCGATGGCTCGGCCGGGCTCCAGCCGCGCCAGCCGGTCGAGACGGGTCGGCGGGACATAGGCGGATGAGCAGAACATCGGCAGCGACGCGACGCCGCCGTTCAGCCATCCCTCGCCGAAGGCGACCGCGGCGAAAGGCGCGAGCTCGGTCAGCGGTCCGGCCCGCAGTTCCTTGTCGTAGGCGCGGCCCTGCGAGCCCGCCGGCACGCCGGCAAGAGTATGCAGCGCGATCATCTCGAAGATCAGGTCGAGCTGGCGCCGGGCGCGGCCGGCGAGTTCCGGCTCGGCCCAATGTTCGAGCGCCAAAAGGCCGATGAAGTCGATCGGGTAATAGGCCGCCGAGTTCCATTCCGCGAGCCCATGCGCCTCGACGCTGTCGAACCAGCGATGAAGGCGTGCCTTGGCGAGCGCCGCCTGCTCACGTCCGCTCCGCCCCGAGGCCGCGAAGACGGCGTCCGGCAGGAAGTCTCCGGCGAGCAACTGGCTCGTATGGAAGCACAGCACATGGTTCTCGCTCCAGAACCACATCACGTCATTGCCGGGCTCGTCCACCCAGTAGCGGTAGGCGAGGACCGATGCCCGGATTCTCTCGACGGTCTGAGGTCCAAGGTGCCCCCCGTAGGCGCGGACCAGCCAGAGCAGCGGCACCAGGACGAAGTCGGAACAATCCTCGCGTCGGTCGATCGACTGCAGCGTCACCGCGATGAGGCGGTCGATCGTTGTCCTGTCGTCGCTGCCGGAGGCGACCATGGCAAGCGCCCGGCTGATGCGTTCCGCCCCGTGGCGGGCACTGAAATCGAGTGCCGCCCGCTTTCGCTCGGTGATGCTGCCCGCCCGTGTGGCTGGCGAAAGCCGGCCGAGGAAGGCGGCATCGATGACCCGGGTGACGGTGCCGG
Protein-coding sequences here:
- a CDS encoding carbohydrate ABC transporter permease, translating into MARAAGLADRGLDLVMALFEAPINAVERVTGKARMPYLFLAPNLVLFGIFTFLPIAIAIGYAFTGGADLLISNRPFVGLDNFRKLLTCDSYLVPGSCEESLFWTAIWNTLWFVGFNVAATLLVALVTALILNRAIAARGFFRAMFFYPVLLSPVVIGLIWKWFLDRNGLLNAFLQMLGVPPEIFLLDVGWSRFFVVVVSVWFHMGFYTLILLAGLQAIPKDLYEAAAIDAATPSRTLFRITLPLLGPNLLVVLILLMIRSVQIFDEAWVLTNGGGPGTANTFIVQYIYQMAFAGDLRLYGLASAASVLMGLVLLVLTLVQLRLGKKVES
- a CDS encoding carbohydrate ABC transporter permease — its product is MSANVSAIGFFTRTRRAGRIDITDILSWLWLIGGTLAVLVPVLWAGMSSLKPEAEITRFPPTLLPRAAVQVEVQGFDKPLSLWNVTVDGEVREMAMVRRIGLKAQMVDPDNPGDPVSVDTRSISPVQRLTVATENYTDPLTRFNFLTFLKNSVFVTFVATLLTLIVNALAAFALSKYRFRGDKAIFVLIISTLMIPLTVVMVPAYLVIVGVGLVDNLWGVIIPTVASPTGVFLLRQYMLTIPDELIEAARVDAASEFRIFWRIVLPLTAPALAVLAIFSVLWRWNDFLWPLIVLSSRENFTLQVGLNAFQGEFSVQWHYILAMTFLSLIPVTLVFLFLQRYITTGIAGTGMK
- a CDS encoding LacI family DNA-binding transcriptional regulator, yielding MERKTNLKDVAREAGVSLSTASHALNGTAPLTVEVRERVLESARKLGYLESRRKKATIATVRVVLLALTSDAAPQSDLNMVSWTILNGVRRECERRGIRIVPFVSANTRLDPAEVRTAAEEENVDGILVLNDDGPELIRALSTLAKPMVILNGEDPSMLVDTVTVENRFGARLGTEHLLSLGHRRILHLTWQGRTTIRRRYDGYVDAHLVAGLPAPENMVVVAESYVPRHGEQVIRALLQADGKLRGATAVFCAADNLALGCLDALAGAGIRVPEDMSVLGFDDIVPGEFSAPPLSTIQMPADRLGAAALSLLEQRLIANDPLRPAHRLELGCRLILRGSIAPPPRSAK
- a CDS encoding ABC transporter ATP-binding protein, which produces MGDLKLTNLNKAFGTVHVLHDVNLQIDDGEFVVFVGPSGCGKSTLLRIIAGLEDVTSGAIAIGGRDVGALSPAERKIAMVFQSYALYPHMSVRKNLAFGLENLKFKRTEIDARIAEAARMLAIEPYLERRPKQLSGGQRQRVAIGRAIVREPDIFLFDEPLSNLDAALRVQTRAEITKLHRDMQTTMIYVTHDQVEAMTMADKIVVLRAGRIEQVGSPLELFDHPRNLFVAGFLGSPRMNILKGRIVIGDDRSVAIDVGYPTLLKSDVEPATVTAGQDVLAGIRPAHFTLSDSEGLPFEVQYHESLGTETYVYGNLQGQSEQVIVHRPGHFAPPQGAVLKIMPQDGRLHVFDPASELALGRISGRA
- a CDS encoding glycoside hydrolase family 28 protein, whose protein sequence is MVTPQLLSIDATGRDATAEIQTAIDQVAACGGGRVSLLAGEHVAGGLLLKSGVELHLAEGVLLRPIPDYHAYRDTAVRVIAEKSDRGMIVARNAENVRITGPGRIEAGGEHFITGDDPDVGTFVPAEFRPRVVVFEGCRAVCLDGFQVTGSPMWTLHLADCDDVVIRAVTITNDRRLPNTDGIVLDACRRVLIEGCIISTADDGICLKTSAGPDGKAIGTCEDVTVRRCTVSSLSCALKLGTESFGDFSDIAFEDCTVSKSNRGLGLFSRDGGHMRNIRFSRIEVDCHETLDGFWGSGEALTVTVVDRRPERRAGTVENLLVEEISGRMEGAINLVSTSDAGIRNVELNRITLAQQPGRLGTGLRYDLRPTFADIAPSAEAAGRANAWTRGADGRIIGLLDYPGGMPAIFLKGVDGLVAEDVAVKRPVRLPEGWNAQDIVEETR
- a CDS encoding glycoside hydrolase family 88 protein, which codes for MQMKKINIERSMLKTKIDKVASAFSRLKGIKEGLVGADHVGGIQFDEWDWEVGVGLYGFLRRAIATDDRKAIDDLVGWYAWQIERGLPPRQINSSAPMLPLVILTEHVDRPDFRALVEDWADWLVHKLPKTEDGGFQHVVKERLNDGELWDDTLFMACLFLARAGVICDRRDWIDEAVYQFMVHTRYLSDPITGLWYHGWTFNGRHNFAKAFWARGNAWITVAIPELFELVPSLNPSDKRFLSNVLASQVRALKRHQRDDGMFHTLVNDPTSPVETSATAGIAYGILRGIEAGILRQEDRVHADRALMAVLGQIDAEGVVQGVSDGTPMGHDLDFYRRIPNLPTPYGQALTMLLLIDVLLEEDTKS